A stretch of the Nematostella vectensis chromosome 1, jaNemVect1.1, whole genome shotgun sequence genome encodes the following:
- the LOC5520476 gene encoding uncharacterized protein LOC5520476: MDAEINALNKLHGSAITMIPLNEEEQQNSKRRLCKVFLGGFLLAAFAAGVIMITVSVLNNKPSNDLNSHGKNADQTSANHQNSAKRDAVPNLLIFLQKVQTAYFAAYPYKIITKPGVTNAEIRAVFKPYDPRPSALKHTTDVASRLKRELDSHFTPLVEGMLSNRELKGLYEARFFLRHFNSNPYETDYYAGDFMLGPNIFSWQPSGSLFMWLQYTGDHLKPRTFGEVVEFLGTLRKYKDTVLGLKENMKLGVKAGMVRSREACKAGLDVYKKNNWHIVTYGAKGILRTNVGKKFLSPDFLVQLAPQVYQDWFQQHGKTIAQSIQDSLVDFLGKPVVEYIKYMENEHSIHCVPSHLSSGLATLPLAHVCRNGVADLSLPTTGRLPSGESLNGSRAYHSILSFFTTTNVTPRAISDMGWARLKELKKQAVSIAKQVTGEIDEDVAVSKFRTKLSSRAMFFNSKPFPANESDENAFSVCSTEASAQRYCPQRWKAYEVWKSSAGHIYQSLRSKIPSLFYTSGSKKTTPTYTVTVVPDFNPTSSYHSYNSRKHRLPFFMDDFGPIFAEWSTTAHETEPGHHLEVDGYYDNFIDTNNDAISWLGETTFISGFTEGWATYAETPLVAVDIDAYKNDLMSRYGMLQQQIMNALRLVIETGLHSFGMDRTTAIRLFDEYAWDSSDLASKEVTRYQSMMGQGVSYMIGQNAFKNARKYAEDKLGSRFSIREFHYQVLHQGELTFDYLEKYVQHYVRGKLSTCCTPRDESAEAKRQRRTIGRHWRRHAKRLPRDPWRGVVHT, translated from the exons ATGGACGCTGAGATAAACGCGCTGAATAAGCTTCATGGTTCGGCCATCACAATGATTCCACTAAACGAGGAAGAACAACAGAATAGCAAGAGGCGCCTTTGCAAGGTCTTTCTGGGGGGATTTCTACTAGCTGCATTTGCGGCTGGTGTTATTATGATAACTGTCTCTGTTTTGAACAACAAACCCTCTAACGACCTGAATTCTCATGGAAAAAACGCCGACCAGACGTCAGCTAATCATCAAAACTCGGCAAAAAGAGACGCGGTTCCCAatcttttaatttttctaCAGAAAGTGCAAACCGCCTACTTCGCCGCTTACCCATACAAGATAATAACGAAACCAGGTGTAACGAATGCCGAAATTCGCGCAGTTTTCAAGCCATATGATCCGCGGCCTTCCGCCCTAAAACACACCACGGATGTGGCGTCACGCTTAAAGAGAGAGCTGGACTCACATTTTACACCACTGGTGGAGGGCATGCTGAGCAACCGCGAGTTAAAGGGACTCTACGAGGCGAGATTTTTTCTAAGACATTTTAACTCCAATCCTTACGAAACAGACTATTACGCAGGGGACTTTATGCTTGGcccaaatatattttcttggCAGCCTTCCGGGTCTCTTTTCATGTGGCTCCAATACACCGGAGACCACCTGAAGCCAAGAACTTTTGGCGAGGTTGTCGAGTTTTTAGGGACGTTGAGGAAGTATAAGGATACAGTGTTAGGGTTAAAGGAGAACATGAAGCTGGGGGTAAAAGCTGGAATGGTGCGTTCGAGGGAAGCGTGTAAGGCTGGATTAGACGTatacaagaaaaataactgGCACATCGTAACCTACGGCGCGAAAG GAATTCTACGAACAAATGTAGGTAAAAAATTTCTGAGCCCAGATTTCCTCGTCCAACTAGCCCCTCAGGTATACCAAGACTGGTTTCAGCAGCATGGAAAAACAATTGCGCAATCGATTCAAGACTCTCTTGTAGACTTTCTTGGGAAGCCTGTCGTAGAATACATTAAATACATGGAGAACGAGCACTCGATTCACTGCGTTCCAAGCCATTTGTCCAGCGGTCTCGCCACATTGCCGCTGGCACATGTATGTCGTAACGGCGTAGCAGATCTTTCCCTACCAACCACTGGCCGGCTCCCAAGTGGGGAGTCCCTAAACGGCTCTAGGGCTTACCATAGCATTTTGTCTTTCTTCACGACTACGAATGTTACACCGAGGGCTATCAGTGATATGGGATGGGCAAGGTTGAAAGAGTTGAAGAAGCAG GCGGTTAGCATCGCAAAACAAGTCACAGGCGAAATAGACGAAGATGTCGCTGTGTCCAAGTTTCGCACAAAGCTGTCATCGCGAGCTATGTTCTTTAACAGCAAGCCGTTCCCTGCTAACGAGTCGGACGAGAACGCGTTTTCTGTGTGCTCAACAGAAGCGAGTGCGCAGAGGTATTGTCCACAAAGGTGGAAGGCGTATGAAGTGTGGAAGAGCTCCGCTGGCCAT ATATACCAATCTCTACGGAGCAAGATACCCTCCTTGTTCTACACAAGCGGGAGCAAAAAGACCACGCCCACGTATACAGTGACGGTCGTACCGGATTTTAACCCGACGTCTAGCTACCATAGCTACAATTCACGAAAGCACCGACTCCCTTTCTTTATGGACGACTTTGGGCCGATTTTTGCCGAATGGTCCACGACAGCCCACGAGACGGAACCGGGGCATCATTTGGAG GTGGACGGATATTACGACAATTTCATCGACACCAATAACGATGCAATCTCATGGCTTGGGGAGACTACGTTCATCTCCGGGTTCACTGAAGGCTGGGCGACATACGCGGAAACGCCACTAGTTGCTGTTGATATAGACGCGTATAAGAATGACTTGATGAGTAGATATGGCATGTTGCAGCAACAG ATCATGAACGCACTCCGTTTAGTAATAGAGACAGGGCTTCATTCGTTTGGCATGGACCGCACCACTGCTATCAGACTCTTTGACGAGTACGCCTGGGACTCGAGCGACCTCGCATCAAAAGAGGTCACGCGCTACCAAAGCATGATGGGACAAGGGGTCAGCTACATGATTGGGCAAAATGCCTTCAAGAACGCCAGGAAATACGCCGAAGATAAACTTGGATCGAGATTCTCTATTCGAGAGTTCCACTACCAGGTTCTACACCAGGGAGAATTAACGTTCGATTACCTGGAGAAATACGTACAGCACTATGTTAGAGGCAAATTGAGCACGTGCTGTACACCAAGGGATGAGTCAGCGGAAGCAAAACGGCAAAGAAGAACGATTGGAAGACATTGGCGTCGCCATGCTAAGAGACTACCGCGTGACCCATGGAGAGGTGTAGTCCACACTTGA